Within Campylobacteraceae bacterium, the genomic segment TTTAGTTATATTTATTATTCTTGGTTTCTTTATGGATTCAATGGCAATGATTTTAGTTGTTATTCCTTTTATATGGCCTGTGTTAATAAATATTAATGGAGGAGAGTATGTTACTGCTTCTTCTTCTGCTTTTGGAATGAATTTAGACGAGTTAAAAATATGGTTTGGGATTTTGTCACTTATAGTAATTGAGTTAGGACTAATAACTCCACCCGTTGGATTAAATGTATTTATAATTTCTAAAATAGCAACTGATGTTCCAATGATAGAAACCTTTAAAGGTGTAATGCCCTTTTTTGGTGTAGAAATTATTAGAATTGCTATTTTATTAATGGCTCCGTGGCTTGTTTTAATAGTACCGCGCATGATGGCAGGATAAATAAAAATAGTGAATTTAAACTGTTTTTTACGTTTTAAGTAAATGTTTTGGTAAGGAATTTAACTTGTCATTTAGAAATTAATTTTTAGGAGAAAAAAATGAGTAATATTGTACATCCAACAGGGCTTTTTGATAATAGCCCAAGAGAGTATAAACATATAACAGCTCTTCCTTTAGCAGCTGCAATGGGTGCGGAAATAAGAGGCGTAGATTTAAGTAATGTTAGTGATGAAGCTTTTACAGAAATTGAAAATGCGCTTTATAGACATAAATTAATATTTTTTAGAGAACAAGATATTTCTTTTACTGATCATGAAAATTTAACACTAAGACTTGGTGAATTTGGAACAGATGCATATACAAAAGGTGTTGTAGGACATGAAAACATTCAGCCTGTTATAAAAGAAGCAACAACTACAACAAAAATGGTATTTGGTTCAGGATGGCACACCGATTCTGCTTTTTTACAACGTCCACCTTCTATTGCTTTAAATTATGGAAAAGACATGCCTCCTTATGGAGGAGATACTATGTTCACGAATACAGTATTAGCCTACAATAGTTTAACACCTGCTATGCAAAAAATGTTAGCTCCTTTAAAAGTTTGGATGAGTGCAAAAAAAGTAGTTTCTGCTATGCAAGCTGAAAAAGCAGCCAAACAAGGTAGTGAAATCACAAAACTTGGAAATATTGAATTAGATGTTGATACCCAACAAATGATTAAAGGTTCTTACCATCCTATAATAAGAACCCACCCAGTAACAGGAGAAAAATCTCTTTATGTTGATGGTACATATGCTAATGGCATTGAAGGAATGAGCGAAGATGAAGCTATGCCAATTATTAATTTCTTGGCAAAATTCATTACACAAGAATCTTTTACCTGTAGATTAAGATGGCAGAGCAAAACATTTATTATGTGGGACAATAGAATTTGTTTACATCAAGCTTTTAATGATTATGAAGGTTATAGACGTGAAATGTATAGGGCTACGGTTCTTGGCGAAAAACCACAGTAAGGAAGAAGAATGGAAGATTTATTTAATAAAAAACTAGATTCTAAAACTTATAGTGATATAGAATGGAAAGCAAGAGTAGATTTAGCACTTGCTTATCGTTTGGTAGATTATTATGGATGGACTACCCAGGTTTATAATCATATTTCATTAAGAATTCCAGGTACTGATCATATTTTAATCAATGCTTTTGGTTTAATGTACAGCGAAATCAAACCTTCTAATTTAGTAAAAATAGATTTAGATGGCAATAAAGTTGATGACAGTCCTTATCCTGTAAATAAAGCAGGTTTTGTTATTCATTCCGCAATTCATAAAGCAAGGCACGATTTAAATTGTGTTATGCACACGCATAATCCAGATACCCAAGCTGTATCTGCATTAAAATGTGGTTTTATTCCTTTAATGCAAGAAGCCTATCAATTTCATGAAAGAATTGGATACCACAAGTTTGAAGGTATTGTTTTAGATGAAAGTGAACAAGACCGTCTTGTAGGAGCGATGGGTACAACTAATCATAGTTTAATGCTTCATAATCATGGAGT encodes:
- a CDS encoding TauD/TfdA family dioxygenase, with product MSNIVHPTGLFDNSPREYKHITALPLAAAMGAEIRGVDLSNVSDEAFTEIENALYRHKLIFFREQDISFTDHENLTLRLGEFGTDAYTKGVVGHENIQPVIKEATTTTKMVFGSGWHTDSAFLQRPPSIALNYGKDMPPYGGDTMFTNTVLAYNSLTPAMQKMLAPLKVWMSAKKVVSAMQAEKAAKQGSEITKLGNIELDVDTQQMIKGSYHPIIRTHPVTGEKSLYVDGTYANGIEGMSEDEAMPIINFLAKFITQESFTCRLRWQSKTFIMWDNRICLHQAFNDYEGYRREMYRATVLGEKPQ
- a CDS encoding class II aldolase/adducin family protein, coding for MEDLFNKKLDSKTYSDIEWKARVDLALAYRLVDYYGWTTQVYNHISLRIPGTDHILINAFGLMYSEIKPSNLVKIDLDGNKVDDSPYPVNKAGFVIHSAIHKARHDLNCVMHTHNPDTQAVSALKCGFIPLMQEAYQFHERIGYHKFEGIVLDESEQDRLVGAMGTTNHSLMLHNHGVITTGASVAWAFVRMYQLIQGCMVQIKAMSTGEEIIQASKEAMIKTRHQFESGEAQAGAEVRLPEWPAYYRMMKRIDPNWDT